One Bacillota bacterium genomic region harbors:
- a CDS encoding chemotaxis response regulator protein-glutamate methylesterase, with amino-acid sequence MRKIKVLVVDDSALVRDILAQGLAKDPQIEVVGAASDPYVARDKIVKLRPDVLTLDIEMPKMDGVEFLRRLMPQYPLPVIVVSALTKRGATVTLAALEAGAVDVVTKPSSDIARGLNAMLGELRAKVKVAAVTNVSAWKVNRKTSPAPMKMNSKALAESTDKVIAIGASTGGTEAIRKILRTFPSNVPGVVVVQHMPPGFTKHFADSLNDICEMEVLEAKTGDRIMPGRALIAPGDRHMTVRRSGGIYLVECRAGENVCGHCPSVEVLFRSVAQYVGTNAIGIMLTGMGSDGADGMVAMRQAGARTIAQDEITSVVFGMPKVAYERGGAECLMSLDAIPTAVMSFLLGAKNRERNH; translated from the coding sequence ATGAGAAAGATTAAGGTCTTGGTGGTCGACGACTCTGCACTGGTAAGGGACATCCTTGCCCAGGGCCTGGCGAAAGACCCGCAGATCGAAGTGGTAGGGGCGGCTTCCGACCCCTACGTTGCCAGGGATAAAATAGTCAAGCTGAGGCCGGATGTGCTGACGCTGGACATAGAGATGCCGAAAATGGACGGGGTGGAGTTTTTACGCCGTCTGATGCCGCAGTATCCTCTACCGGTTATTGTAGTAAGCGCGCTGACCAAAAGGGGTGCAACCGTAACCCTGGCGGCGCTCGAGGCCGGCGCGGTGGACGTGGTTACCAAACCCAGCTCGGACATAGCCCGCGGACTGAACGCGATGCTCGGGGAACTTCGGGCTAAAGTGAAGGTCGCCGCCGTCACGAATGTAAGCGCGTGGAAGGTCAACCGGAAGACCTCTCCGGCGCCGATGAAGATGAACAGCAAGGCGCTTGCGGAATCTACGGACAAGGTTATCGCCATCGGCGCCTCAACCGGTGGAACGGAAGCGATACGGAAAATACTCCGCACCTTCCCGTCCAACGTTCCCGGGGTGGTGGTGGTGCAGCATATGCCGCCCGGGTTTACAAAGCACTTTGCCGACAGCCTGAATGATATATGCGAAATGGAAGTATTGGAAGCCAAAACCGGTGACCGGATAATGCCCGGGCGGGCGCTGATCGCTCCCGGTGACCGCCACATGACTGTCCGCCGTTCCGGCGGTATTTACCTCGTGGAGTGTCGTGCCGGTGAAAATGTCTGCGGGCACTGTCCTTCGGTGGAGGTTCTTTTCCGTTCTGTGGCGCAATATGTAGGGACCAACGCAATAGGGATCATGTTGACAGGAATGGGGAGCGACGGGGCCGACGGCATGGTGGCGATGCGTCAGGCCGGTGCCAGGACCATCGCCCAGGACGAGATCACATCGGTCGTTTTCGGTATGCCCAAGGTCGCTTATGAGCGCGGCGGAGCGGAATGTTTGATGTCCCTCGACGCGATTCCCACGGCGGTAATGAGTTTTCTATTGGGGGCGAAAAATCGGGAACGGAACCATTAA
- a CDS encoding nucleoside recognition domain-containing protein — translation MVNFLWLFLMLSGIVVAAVHGRIDDVTKAVIEGSKVGVETSLGLIAIITFWLGVMRLAEAAGLIQAITWLVRPLVRLLFPGVPPGHPAAGAIILNISANILGLGNAATPAGLIAMRELQKLNPRPEEATGAMCTFLALNTSCITLVPTTVIGIRALCGSHEPAAIIGTTIMATAIGMTVAVAGDVLLRWFYLRKQGRRNG, via the coding sequence ATGGTCAACTTCCTGTGGCTTTTTTTAATGCTTTCCGGTATCGTTGTCGCTGCCGTGCACGGGAGGATCGATGACGTAACCAAAGCGGTTATCGAAGGCTCGAAGGTCGGCGTGGAAACATCGTTGGGGCTCATTGCCATTATCACCTTCTGGCTGGGGGTGATGCGTCTAGCGGAAGCGGCAGGGCTTATACAGGCGATTACCTGGCTTGTGCGGCCGCTGGTCCGTCTTTTGTTCCCCGGGGTGCCTCCCGGGCATCCCGCAGCCGGGGCGATTATCCTTAACATCAGCGCCAACATACTCGGTCTTGGAAATGCCGCCACGCCTGCCGGACTTATCGCCATGCGGGAACTGCAGAAGCTTAACCCGCGCCCGGAAGAGGCCACCGGTGCGATGTGCACCTTCCTGGCGTTAAACACCTCGTGCATCACGCTTGTACCGACAACCGTTATCGGCATCAGGGCGCTCTGCGGCTCGCATGAGCCGGCGGCGATCATCGGGACCACAATCATGGCCACGGCGATTGGGATGACGGTGGCGGTTGCGGGCGACGTTTTACTGCGATGGTTTTACTTGCGAAAGCAGGGACGGCGTAATGGTTAA
- the aroH gene encoding chorismate mutase has translation MRVRGIRGAITVKENTAKDIITGTKELLQSMVQENALDLDEVASVFFTLSPDLNAQFPALAAREIGWRHVPLLCAREIDVPGAASRVIRVLLHVNTDKSQKELKHVYLGDAAGLRPDLSVPQ, from the coding sequence ATTCGCGTCCGAGGCATAAGAGGAGCGATAACCGTTAAGGAGAATACCGCAAAAGATATAATTACCGGCACCAAGGAACTTCTGCAATCGATGGTGCAGGAGAATGCCCTTGATCTTGATGAGGTCGCCAGTGTCTTTTTTACCTTGTCTCCGGATCTGAATGCGCAGTTTCCGGCGTTGGCCGCCAGAGAAATCGGATGGCGCCATGTGCCGCTTCTGTGCGCCCGGGAAATAGACGTTCCCGGTGCGGCGTCCCGGGTAATAAGGGTTCTGTTACACGTGAATACGGATAAGTCGCAGAAGGAACTCAAACATGTTTACCTGGGAGACGCGGCAGGGCTCAGACCGGATTTGAGCGTGCCTCAGTAG
- a CDS encoding diguanylate cyclase yields MDIAEIMNSQFFIISQDEPVSKAVDLILKSKVGDLVVLDKRGGLAGIVTLRDLCGVPDGCLISETLSRKPAGIRPETSIWETEKIMNAARVDRLPVIAADKLIGVVTKTNLLVTIARHTDSLTGLYTAAYLRDTAARLIQSESEISIIFIDIDDFGFINKRIGHSEGDRCLCVLSSLLNHTGDPARDFPCRFGGDEFALVSTRPLNEALSWAAGFRLAVENACKSVSITVSIGIAGGRRMKPRAGVNPEDIIESLINLASLASTHAKGTDSGIMVADSQAAPQN; encoded by the coding sequence GTGGATATCGCTGAAATAATGAATTCTCAGTTTTTTATCATCTCTCAGGATGAACCGGTTTCTAAGGCTGTCGACCTTATCCTCAAGAGTAAGGTAGGTGACCTGGTCGTTCTGGATAAAAGAGGCGGTCTTGCAGGTATAGTCACTTTACGCGACTTATGCGGCGTGCCCGACGGTTGTCTGATAAGTGAGACCCTATCCCGAAAACCCGCCGGGATCCGTCCGGAAACATCCATCTGGGAAACAGAAAAGATAATGAATGCCGCACGGGTAGACCGTCTCCCGGTGATCGCGGCAGATAAGCTTATCGGCGTCGTCACCAAGACTAACCTTCTCGTAACCATTGCACGTCACACCGACTCACTTACCGGCCTGTATACGGCCGCTTACCTGCGCGATACGGCCGCAAGGCTTATTCAATCAGAAAGCGAAATCAGCATAATCTTTATCGATATAGACGATTTCGGTTTCATTAATAAACGCATCGGCCACTCCGAGGGAGACAGGTGTCTTTGCGTATTAAGTAGTCTTTTGAACCATACCGGCGATCCCGCCCGGGACTTTCCCTGCCGTTTCGGGGGTGATGAGTTCGCGCTGGTCAGCACCCGCCCCCTTAACGAAGCCCTTAGCTGGGCTGCAGGTTTCAGGCTCGCCGTGGAAAATGCATGCAAGTCGGTTTCTATTACCGTTTCCATCGGTATCGCCGGCGGTCGCCGCATGAAGCCGCGTGCGGGTGTTAATCCGGAGGATATAATAGAAAGCCTCATCAACCTTGCCAGCCTCGCCTCTACCCACGCAAAAGGCACCGACTCCGGCATAATGGTTGCCGACAGCCAAGCCGCACCTCAGAATTAA
- a CDS encoding methyl-accepting chemotaxis protein, whose translation MFKKVKLGTKIMAVMVACFVVVVGVMFFMVQQGVVKMSKEAAVQKVTGDLETGGMIVDKMYPGTWRREGDKLYKGNTLMNGNYAPVDLVAKLTGDTATIFCWDTRVATTVKKIEDGSRAVGTQVSKPVFDAVLKEGKNYYGEADVVGHMYQTAYKPIKDASGKVIGIWYVGAPKSVFDQMAREAVGTTSIIVVMFIGLVFSILAGLFFSRYLGRINSSLVGEARNLSGAVLAGRLDARGDSDKVNFEFKGIIQGVNEVLDTLVGHIDSVPTPVMLLDKDFSIQYLNQAGLDLLGLTKQQVIGTKCYSHFKTSDCHTNNCACGQAIQQGHKVTHETDAHPRGMNLDIAYTGVPIKKSDGKIVAVMEVITDQTAVKTAARVAEKQQAYQQKEVQSLIINLGKLAKGDLLVETKVADTDEDTRTTGSNFVEINNSLNETIKAIKLMVDDADMLAGAALEGKLNTRADASRHYGGYRRIIEGVNKTLDALIHPVNEAAECLKEMARGNMDVAMTGDYQGDYANIKNALNATIDAINEILGQVRIAVEQVANGSRQISDSSQELSQGASESATTLQEITASMQEVTAQTKHNADNATHANQLAGQARLSAEKGNGQMSEMVNAMNDINESAANISKIIKAIDEIAFQTNLLALNAAVEAARAGKHGKGFAVVAEEVRNLAERSAKAAKETAEMIEGSIKKTEVGTRIVEDTSKALEEIVTGATKVTDLIGEIASASKEQTLGIGQINQGLGQVDQITQHNTASAEELAASSEELSSQALQLKQMLKKFRLKEQRDYHAPQDTRKPISRTWGDGSLEAAATSKTQAKGRSEEVILLDDKDFGKF comes from the coding sequence TTGTTTAAAAAGGTCAAACTGGGAACCAAGATAATGGCGGTCATGGTTGCGTGTTTCGTCGTTGTGGTCGGCGTTATGTTTTTTATGGTGCAGCAGGGCGTCGTCAAGATGTCCAAGGAAGCCGCGGTTCAAAAGGTGACAGGGGATTTGGAAACCGGCGGGATGATTGTTGACAAAATGTATCCCGGCACCTGGCGCAGGGAGGGCGACAAGCTGTACAAGGGGAACACACTGATGAACGGCAATTATGCTCCTGTCGACCTCGTCGCCAAACTGACCGGCGACACCGCGACAATCTTTTGCTGGGATACCCGCGTAGCCACCACCGTGAAAAAAATAGAGGACGGAAGCCGAGCGGTAGGGACGCAGGTATCCAAGCCGGTTTTCGACGCCGTACTCAAGGAAGGGAAAAACTACTACGGTGAGGCCGACGTGGTCGGTCACATGTACCAGACCGCCTACAAGCCGATAAAAGACGCCAGCGGGAAGGTAATCGGTATCTGGTACGTCGGAGCGCCGAAGAGTGTTTTTGACCAGATGGCAAGAGAGGCTGTCGGTACCACGAGCATAATCGTGGTAATGTTCATTGGTCTGGTGTTTTCAATCCTTGCGGGATTATTCTTCAGCCGGTATCTTGGACGTATAAACAGTTCACTGGTTGGAGAGGCCAGGAATCTTAGCGGCGCCGTCCTGGCCGGCAGACTGGACGCGCGGGGCGACTCCGATAAGGTGAATTTCGAATTTAAGGGAATCATTCAAGGCGTTAACGAGGTCCTGGACACCCTCGTGGGGCATATCGATTCAGTTCCCACCCCTGTTATGCTTCTGGACAAGGATTTTTCCATCCAGTACCTCAACCAGGCGGGATTGGACCTTTTAGGCCTTACAAAACAACAGGTAATAGGCACCAAATGCTACAGCCATTTCAAGACATCCGACTGCCATACCAACAACTGCGCCTGCGGGCAGGCCATACAGCAAGGGCATAAGGTAACACATGAAACCGACGCCCACCCGCGCGGGATGAACCTGGATATCGCTTACACCGGCGTGCCGATAAAAAAATCGGACGGAAAGATCGTTGCCGTTATGGAGGTTATAACGGATCAGACCGCGGTCAAGACCGCGGCGCGGGTTGCGGAAAAACAGCAAGCCTATCAGCAGAAAGAAGTGCAAAGCCTCATAATCAATCTCGGTAAGCTGGCTAAGGGCGACCTGCTGGTTGAGACAAAGGTGGCCGATACCGATGAGGACACCAGGACCACCGGGAGCAACTTCGTTGAAATCAACAACAGTCTAAATGAGACCATTAAGGCGATTAAACTCATGGTGGACGATGCGGATATGCTTGCCGGCGCTGCGCTGGAAGGGAAGCTTAACACAAGGGCTGACGCCTCCAGGCACTACGGCGGGTACCGCAGAATCATCGAAGGGGTCAACAAGACCCTTGATGCGCTGATCCACCCGGTCAACGAAGCCGCCGAATGCCTCAAGGAAATGGCTCGCGGGAACATGGATGTTGCGATGACGGGCGATTATCAGGGCGACTACGCCAATATCAAAAATGCGCTGAACGCTACCATCGATGCTATTAACGAAATCCTGGGGCAGGTCCGGATCGCGGTGGAACAGGTGGCAAACGGCTCGCGGCAGATATCGGACTCGAGCCAGGAGTTGTCGCAGGGCGCCAGCGAGTCGGCGACCACCCTTCAGGAGATAACGGCTTCGATGCAGGAGGTTACCGCGCAGACCAAGCACAACGCGGATAACGCCACTCACGCCAACCAACTGGCGGGACAGGCGAGACTGAGCGCGGAAAAGGGCAACGGCCAGATGTCGGAAATGGTGAATGCCATGAACGACATCAACGAGTCCGCCGCCAATATATCCAAAATAATTAAGGCGATCGACGAGATCGCCTTCCAGACCAACCTGCTGGCTCTCAACGCCGCGGTTGAAGCGGCGCGCGCCGGCAAGCACGGCAAGGGTTTCGCGGTGGTGGCCGAGGAGGTTCGCAACCTTGCGGAGCGCAGCGCCAAGGCGGCCAAGGAGACCGCCGAGATGATCGAGGGGTCGATTAAAAAGACGGAAGTCGGTACGCGGATTGTGGAAGATACATCGAAGGCGCTGGAGGAAATAGTTACCGGAGCGACCAAGGTAACGGACCTTATCGGTGAAATAGCCTCGGCGTCGAAGGAGCAGACGCTCGGAATCGGGCAGATTAATCAGGGGTTGGGACAGGTGGACCAGATCACCCAGCATAACACCGCCAGCGCCGAGGAACTGGCGGCTTCAAGCGAGGAGTTGTCTTCGCAGGCCCTGCAGCTCAAACAAATGCTTAAGAAATTCAGACTGAAGGAGCAGCGGGATTATCATGCGCCGCAGGATACCCGAAAGCCGATCAGCCGGACCTGGGGCGACGGAAGCCTTGAGGCTGCTGCAACGTCCAAGACTCAGGCGAAGGGGAGATCGGAAGAGGTCATCCTGCTTGATGATAAGGACTTTGGTAAGTTTTAA
- a CDS encoding chemotaxis protein CheW gives MSARESFDTDLLEEEEDEDTQEDKFLTFYLGEEEYGIEIRHVTEIIGLQTITDVPDMPSHVKGVINLRGKVVPVMDVRLRFGMEERAYDDRTCIVVINIENHAVGLIVDRVSEVLDIPKSDVEPPPRVRKGESSRFVQGMGKVGEQVKILLNADKVLFDEEDEWANAG, from the coding sequence GTGTCCGCAAGAGAAAGCTTCGATACAGATTTGCTGGAAGAGGAAGAGGATGAGGACACCCAGGAGGATAAGTTCCTGACCTTTTATCTGGGGGAAGAGGAGTATGGGATTGAAATCCGGCACGTGACAGAAATAATAGGGCTCCAGACCATCACTGATGTGCCGGACATGCCTTCTCACGTAAAGGGCGTCATTAATCTGCGGGGGAAGGTGGTCCCGGTCATGGACGTGCGCCTGCGTTTTGGGATGGAGGAGCGCGCCTATGACGACCGGACCTGTATCGTGGTGATAAACATCGAAAACCATGCGGTCGGACTGATTGTGGACCGGGTTTCGGAGGTTCTGGACATCCCGAAGAGCGACGTTGAACCGCCGCCGAGGGTAAGGAAAGGGGAGAGCAGCCGGTTTGTCCAGGGTATGGGCAAGGTCGGCGAGCAGGTAAAGATCCTGCTGAACGCGGATAAGGTGCTTTTTGACGAGGAGGATGAATGGGCCAATGCGGGATAG
- a CDS encoding protein-glutamate O-methyltransferase CheR produces MEGLAQITDEEYSLIKNLVYDRFGINLGEHKRALVIARLQKVLHTGSFPSFKDYYDHVMRDPSARSLLTLIDRISTNHTYFFREKEHLEFYRTTLLRQLREVSGGRKTDVRIWSAGCSSGEEPYTLAIITSDYFADDFSGVEVGILATDISVSALQKAKEGEYPAERMSQVPLEYKQKYFSPLKNGNWVVKKNLKDIVLFRRLNLMRKDYPFKGRFQAIFCRNVMIYFDNTVRQELIKRFHRYIEPEGYLFIGQSESLDRSNGLFKYVKPSVYQKV; encoded by the coding sequence ATGGAGGGTCTGGCACAGATAACCGATGAGGAATACTCATTGATAAAGAACCTGGTTTATGACCGGTTTGGGATAAACCTGGGCGAGCATAAGCGTGCCCTGGTTATCGCGCGGCTGCAGAAGGTGCTTCATACCGGAAGTTTTCCGAGCTTTAAGGATTATTACGACCACGTAATGAGAGACCCGAGCGCCAGATCACTGCTGACCCTTATCGACCGGATTTCAACCAACCATACCTACTTTTTCCGGGAAAAGGAACATTTGGAGTTTTATAGAACTACCCTGTTGCGGCAGTTACGGGAGGTTTCCGGCGGACGAAAGACGGATGTCAGGATTTGGAGCGCAGGATGTTCGTCCGGTGAAGAACCCTATACCCTTGCCATAATTACAAGCGATTATTTCGCCGATGATTTTTCGGGCGTTGAGGTGGGAATCCTCGCTACGGATATTTCTGTAAGCGCTTTACAGAAAGCTAAGGAAGGGGAGTACCCCGCAGAAAGAATGTCACAGGTACCCCTTGAATACAAGCAAAAATATTTCAGCCCCTTGAAAAACGGTAACTGGGTGGTTAAAAAGAATTTAAAAGACATTGTGCTTTTCCGGCGGTTGAACCTTATGCGCAAAGACTATCCGTTTAAAGGCCGGTTTCAGGCGATATTTTGCCGTAATGTGATGATTTATTTCGATAACACTGTACGGCAGGAGCTTATCAAACGTTTCCACCGGTACATCGAACCTGAAGGGTATTTATTCATCGGCCAGTCCGAGTCGCTGGACCGGTCGAATGGATTGTTCAAGTATGTCAAGCCGTCGGTGTATCAAAAAGTCTGA
- a CDS encoding spore maturation protein: protein MVNEAAKWVIPGLLFVILTAGFYRRIPVYEVFISGAQEGFEVAVKTIPYLVAMLVAISVFRTSGAMEGLAQLLQPVLTPFGIPPEVLPHALMRPLSGGAALGIATDIIRTHGPDSMIGRMVSTMQGTSDTTFYVLSVYFGAVEVKRYRYAPVTGLLADVTTFLASVILVRKFFG, encoded by the coding sequence ATGGTTAACGAAGCGGCAAAATGGGTGATACCGGGGCTCCTTTTTGTGATACTGACAGCAGGATTCTACCGGCGGATCCCCGTCTATGAGGTCTTTATCTCCGGGGCGCAGGAGGGGTTCGAGGTCGCGGTGAAAACAATCCCTTACCTGGTGGCGATGCTGGTGGCGATCAGCGTCTTCAGAACCTCGGGGGCGATGGAGGGGCTGGCTCAGCTTTTACAGCCCGTTCTAACGCCTTTCGGCATACCGCCGGAGGTCTTGCCGCACGCGTTGATGCGGCCGCTCTCCGGGGGTGCGGCACTGGGCATCGCCACCGACATAATCCGCACCCATGGACCCGACAGCATGATCGGACGAATGGTTTCCACAATGCAGGGCACTAGTGATACGACGTTCTATGTCCTGTCAGTTTATTTCGGGGCGGTAGAGGTAAAACGCTATCGCTACGCGCCTGTTACCGGACTTTTAGCCGATGTCACCACCTTCCTGGCTTCGGTAATCCTGGTAAGGAAATTCTTCGGATAG
- a CDS encoding CBS domain-containing protein: MTKTLMARDLMTTNIITVNPDDDVEKAARLLLDHHISGLPVVDGKGNVVGIISEADLVLQTSEIKGPAYTLFMGGIIYLENPKRFEEDLKRMAAQKVGDLMSRNVYTVGPDDPSEKAAAVMVEKSVNRVPVIDEDGRLVGIITRQDLIRASIAEKG, from the coding sequence ATGACAAAAACGCTTATGGCACGCGATTTAATGACGACGAACATAATAACGGTTAATCCCGACGATGACGTAGAAAAAGCCGCACGCCTCCTGTTGGACCACCATATCAGCGGCCTGCCCGTGGTGGACGGAAAAGGGAACGTCGTCGGAATAATCAGTGAGGCCGACCTTGTGCTGCAAACAAGCGAGATTAAAGGACCGGCTTACACTCTCTTCATGGGAGGCATCATCTATCTGGAAAACCCAAAGCGTTTCGAGGAGGACCTCAAACGCATGGCAGCTCAAAAGGTAGGTGACCTTATGTCGCGGAACGTTTATACGGTAGGGCCGGACGACCCGTCGGAAAAAGCCGCCGCCGTCATGGTGGAAAAGAGTGTGAACCGGGTTCCCGTTATAGACGAGGACGGAAGGCTCGTGGGGATCATAACCCGTCAGGATCTTATCAGAGCATCAATCGCGGAAAAAGGATGA
- the ytfJ gene encoding GerW family sporulation protein codes for MLEHPVEGLMKTAMESIRGIVDVNTVVGDPVETPDGTIIIPVSRVACGFAAGGSAFATERVGNSGETPFGGGSGAGVSVQPVGFLVVSGENVRLIPVDGNHLAERLMDSAPQILDKIEEIRRKFRES; via the coding sequence CTGTTGGAACACCCGGTTGAAGGTTTGATGAAAACCGCCATGGAGAGTATTAGAGGGATAGTAGACGTTAATACGGTGGTAGGCGACCCTGTCGAGACCCCGGATGGGACGATAATAATCCCGGTGTCCCGGGTAGCCTGCGGTTTTGCCGCAGGAGGAAGCGCTTTCGCGACTGAGAGGGTCGGTAACAGCGGGGAAACACCTTTCGGCGGAGGCAGCGGCGCCGGGGTTTCGGTGCAACCGGTGGGTTTTCTGGTGGTAAGCGGTGAAAATGTGCGCCTGATACCCGTTGACGGCAACCACCTTGCCGAGCGGCTGATGGATTCAGCACCTCAAATACTGGATAAAATTGAAGAGATAAGGCGAAAATTTAGAGAATCCTAA
- a CDS encoding pseudouridine synthase: MSDLTEERLQKILARAGIASRREAERMIEDGRVKVDGEPVDRLGLKVDPEKNRVEVDGKQVSLREPPVYLMFFKPAGVVTTVSDPQGRPKVIDFLHRIKERVFPVGRLDFDSEGLLLLTNDGELAHRLTHPRFKVPKVYLALVDRRVDREALAILRKGVELNDGTTRPAQVEVARRESARTLLRITVSEGRKRQVRRMCAAVGHPVIELRRVSVGPLRLDGLQPGGYRHLTNKEVELLKRQVGL; the protein is encoded by the coding sequence GTGAGCGATTTGACGGAGGAACGGCTTCAAAAAATTTTGGCGCGTGCGGGCATTGCATCACGGCGAGAGGCCGAAAGAATGATCGAGGACGGACGCGTAAAAGTCGACGGAGAACCGGTGGACAGGCTCGGCTTGAAAGTGGACCCCGAAAAAAACAGAGTCGAGGTTGACGGAAAACAGGTCAGTCTAAGGGAGCCCCCGGTTTATCTAATGTTCTTCAAGCCGGCCGGTGTGGTTACCACTGTTTCCGATCCACAGGGCCGGCCAAAGGTAATCGATTTTTTACACCGTATAAAGGAGAGAGTCTTTCCTGTAGGGCGGCTTGATTTCGACAGCGAGGGACTGCTTTTACTGACCAATGACGGGGAGCTGGCACATCGTTTAACCCACCCGCGTTTCAAGGTTCCCAAGGTTTATTTGGCATTGGTGGACCGCAGGGTAGACCGGGAGGCCCTGGCCATTCTCCGAAAAGGTGTTGAACTGAATGACGGTACTACACGGCCCGCGCAGGTGGAAGTGGCCCGCCGTGAATCAGCACGCACCCTTCTAAGGATAACAGTGTCCGAAGGAAGGAAGAGACAGGTTCGACGGATGTGTGCGGCGGTGGGGCATCCGGTGATCGAGCTCCGAAGGGTCTCTGTGGGACCGTTGAGGCTTGACGGTTTACAACCCGGAGGGTACAGGCACCTTACTAATAAGGAGGTTGAACTTTTAAAAAGACAGGTTGGGCTTTAG